In Microbacterium sp. AB, a single genomic region encodes these proteins:
- a CDS encoding DMT family transporter, whose protein sequence is MNVAPAVRPWVGVLALVGATLAWAGNFLIGGTAVGEMGVISLVWMRWALAVAPLFVVAQVVERPDWRLVLRNWPRTVLLAVFGIAAYNVFLYLSLDADTALNASLINAFNPALIAIAAAVFLRARAGVRGVIGIATAFAGVVWILTGGDPFALASHPLSAGSLFMLVAIVAWTVYTVLGRTGPRLPPIASVASQALVVAVGMAPFALFSGLDLPDTAAGWGSLAYIAVFPSLVSYVLWNIALQVIPAPSAGVFLNLITVFTVAGSILLGTPVTVDEVVGGALVLVGVALTSERRRSG, encoded by the coding sequence GTGAACGTCGCTCCTGCCGTCCGGCCGTGGGTCGGCGTCCTGGCCCTCGTCGGAGCCACCCTCGCGTGGGCCGGCAACTTCCTCATCGGGGGCACGGCCGTCGGCGAGATGGGCGTCATCAGCCTCGTGTGGATGCGCTGGGCGCTCGCCGTCGCGCCGCTCTTCGTGGTCGCCCAGGTCGTGGAGAGGCCGGACTGGCGGCTCGTCCTCCGCAACTGGCCCCGCACCGTCCTCCTCGCGGTCTTCGGGATCGCCGCCTACAACGTCTTCCTCTATCTGTCGCTCGACGCCGACACGGCGCTCAACGCCTCGCTCATCAACGCGTTCAATCCCGCGCTCATCGCGATCGCCGCAGCGGTGTTCCTCCGCGCACGAGCGGGCGTGCGCGGCGTGATCGGCATCGCGACGGCGTTCGCGGGCGTCGTGTGGATCCTCACCGGGGGCGACCCGTTCGCGCTGGCGTCGCATCCTCTCTCCGCGGGCAGCCTCTTCATGCTCGTCGCGATCGTGGCGTGGACGGTCTACACGGTCCTGGGCCGCACGGGTCCGCGGCTGCCTCCCATCGCGTCCGTGGCGTCGCAGGCGCTCGTCGTGGCGGTCGGGATGGCGCCGTTCGCGCTGTTCTCGGGGCTCGACCTGCCCGACACGGCCGCGGGCTGGGGGTCGCTCGCGTACATCGCGGTCTTCCCCTCCCTCGTCTCCTATGTGCTCTGGAACATCGCGCTCCAGGTCATCCCCGCCCCGAGCGCGGGCGTCTTCCTCAACCTCATCACCGTGTTCACCGTGGCGGGGAGCATCCTGCTGGGCACACCGGTCACCGTCGACGAGGTCGTCGGCGGTGCGCTCGTGCTCGTCGGGGTCGCGCTGACCTCCGAACGGCGTCGATCCGGGTAA
- a CDS encoding M50 family metallopeptidase: MGVLAFLIGVVVMVIGLGVSIALHEIGHLVPAKRFGVRVGQYMIGMGPTVWSKRRGETEYGLKAFPIGGYISMAGMYPAASADAKAPALAGAASARETRRRSIYATLVQDAQAANEETLDGVDASRTFSGLSVWKRVVIMLGGPLMNLVLAVVLFAVLFSGIGMQQATTTVSSVAECVLPAGSTATECADGDAAAPALAAGIEPGDSLVSLDGTAVSTFAEASAIIQANPGRPILVVVERDGADVTLTLTPIENRVEVTADDGSTSVETVGYAGITSSVERVREPIWAGPQAAFENVGAVVQIVANLPARLYDTAYDLFTGGERDADGPMSVVGVGRLAGEVAAADAPIMDRVGVMVSLLASLNIALFVFNLVPLLPLDGGHILVALWDGVRRAFAKLFRRPPPAPTDATRLVPVTLVVVVLLVGMGALLFAADIFNPVQLLGG, encoded by the coding sequence GTGGGTGTGCTCGCGTTCCTGATCGGCGTGGTCGTCATGGTCATCGGCCTCGGCGTCTCCATCGCGCTGCACGAGATCGGTCATCTCGTGCCGGCGAAGCGGTTCGGCGTGCGCGTGGGCCAGTACATGATCGGCATGGGGCCGACCGTCTGGTCGAAGCGACGCGGCGAGACCGAGTACGGCCTGAAGGCGTTCCCGATCGGCGGCTACATCTCCATGGCGGGCATGTATCCGGCGGCGAGCGCCGACGCGAAGGCGCCCGCGCTCGCGGGGGCCGCCTCCGCGCGGGAGACGCGCAGGCGCAGCATCTACGCGACGCTCGTGCAGGACGCCCAGGCCGCGAACGAGGAGACCCTCGACGGCGTCGACGCGTCGCGCACCTTCTCCGGCCTGTCGGTGTGGAAGCGCGTCGTGATCATGCTCGGCGGGCCCCTCATGAACCTCGTCCTCGCCGTCGTCCTCTTCGCCGTGCTCTTCAGCGGCATCGGCATGCAGCAGGCCACGACGACCGTGTCCTCGGTCGCGGAGTGCGTGCTCCCTGCCGGCTCGACGGCCACCGAGTGCGCCGACGGCGACGCCGCGGCCCCGGCGCTCGCCGCGGGCATCGAGCCGGGCGACAGCCTCGTGTCGCTGGACGGCACCGCCGTGTCGACGTTCGCCGAGGCGTCCGCCATCATCCAGGCGAACCCGGGGCGGCCCATCCTCGTCGTCGTCGAGCGGGACGGGGCGGACGTGACCCTCACGCTGACCCCGATCGAGAACCGGGTCGAGGTGACGGCCGACGACGGCAGCACGTCGGTCGAGACCGTCGGCTACGCCGGCATCACCTCGTCCGTCGAGCGCGTGCGCGAGCCGATCTGGGCGGGGCCGCAGGCCGCCTTCGAGAACGTCGGAGCCGTCGTGCAGATCGTCGCCAACCTGCCGGCGCGCCTCTACGACACGGCATACGATCTGTTCACGGGCGGCGAGCGCGACGCGGACGGCCCCATGAGCGTCGTCGGCGTCGGGCGTCTCGCGGGCGAGGTCGCGGCCGCCGACGCGCCGATCATGGACCGTGTCGGGGTGATGGTGAGCCTGCTGGCGTCGCTCAACATCGCGCTGTTCGTCTTCAACCTCGTGCCCCTCCTGCCGCTGGACGGCGGGCACATCCTCGTCGCGCTGTGGGACGGCGTCCGGCGCGCGTTCGCGAAGCTCTTCCGCCGTCCGCCCCCGGCCCCGACCGACGCGACCCGGCTCGTGCCGGTCACGCTGGTCGTCGTCGTGCTGCTCGTCGGCATGGGCGCGCTGCTCTTCGCCGCAGACATCTTCAACCCCGTGCAGCTGCTCGGCGGCTGA
- a CDS encoding DUF1775 domain-containing protein: MTVPTTVNATRRRRRGRRAAAAALAGALVVAAPVAAQAHVSVSPDTPVAGASDVLTFSFSHGCDDSPTTALVISTPDEGLDSAVPTVQAGWSIDVDRDASTGVVSTITYTADEPVPNAMRAAVELSVRYAQDAPESLAFPVEQVCEEGSASWSEIAEEGQDPDDLEAAAPVVTLAETPAEAGASSHGHGDGEETADAGTADAGTAEADGASALPVAVGALGAGGFVAGVAALVVSVLAYRRGARG; this comes from the coding sequence ATGACCGTCCCCACCACCGTCAACGCCACCCGCCGTCGCCGTCGCGGCCGCCGTGCGGCCGCCGCCGCGCTCGCCGGAGCCCTCGTCGTCGCCGCTCCCGTCGCCGCGCAGGCGCACGTCTCGGTCTCTCCCGACACCCCCGTCGCCGGCGCGTCCGACGTCCTCACGTTCTCGTTCAGCCATGGCTGCGACGACTCCCCGACGACGGCGCTCGTCATCTCGACGCCCGACGAGGGCCTCGACTCCGCCGTGCCCACCGTCCAGGCCGGATGGAGCATCGACGTCGACCGCGACGCGTCGACGGGCGTGGTCTCGACGATCACCTACACGGCCGACGAGCCCGTGCCCAACGCGATGCGGGCGGCCGTCGAGCTCTCCGTGAGATACGCGCAGGATGCGCCCGAGTCGCTCGCGTTCCCCGTCGAGCAGGTCTGCGAGGAGGGGTCGGCCTCATGGTCCGAGATCGCGGAGGAGGGCCAGGATCCCGACGACCTCGAAGCGGCGGCCCCCGTGGTGACGCTCGCCGAGACCCCGGCGGAGGCGGGCGCATCGTCCCACGGCCACGGCGACGGCGAGGAGACCGCCGACGCCGGGACGGCCGACGCCGGGACGGCCGAGGCCGACGGCGCCTCCGCGCTGCCCGTCGCGGTCGGAGCGCTCGGCGCGGGCGGGTTCGTCGCGGGCGTCGCGGCACTCGTCGTGAGCGTCCTCGCCTACCGCCGGGGCGCGCGCGGCTGA
- a CDS encoding Mur ligase family protein — protein MSESPSNLPPVLRPENTPKRPLTALAERFGGELRGDASGVEVSGVTLATADLRPGEAFVAIRGVNRHGAEFAAVAAEKGAVAVVTDAGGAEIAAGSGLPVVVVDDPRAVLGALSAWVYRTGRDDDLPLLLGTTGTNGKTSVTHLLDGVLNQLGVVTGLSSTAERHIAGDVIVSRLTTPEASEFHALLALMRERGVEAVAVEVSAQALTRHRVDGIVFDVAAFTNLTHDHLDDYADMDEYFEAKAPFFTRERSRRAVVSLDSTPGAEYARRATVPVVTIATPSIAADPALAAGADWIVTIDEERQEGTRFTLTGPDGRALTSTVPVIGPHMASNAGTAIVMLLEAGYDGDRIAAALERDGGIRAFLPGRTQLVSGPEGPAVYVDFGHTPDAFEKTLAAVRRVTPGTVLMLFGADGDRDKTKRHDMGRAAVEGSDIVVVTDHHPRHEDPAAIRATLLEGARAAGPDHPIYEFSPPETAIVEAVKLVGPGDAILWAGPGHQDYRDIRGVRTPYSARELARRALRDAGWDVPEPSWRVPYAD, from the coding sequence ATGTCCGAGTCACCGTCGAACCTGCCCCCCGTCCTGCGGCCGGAGAACACGCCGAAGCGCCCGCTGACCGCGCTCGCCGAGCGCTTCGGCGGAGAGCTGCGCGGCGACGCGTCCGGAGTGGAGGTCAGCGGCGTGACCCTCGCGACGGCCGATCTGCGCCCCGGCGAGGCCTTCGTCGCGATCCGCGGCGTCAACCGGCACGGGGCGGAGTTCGCCGCCGTCGCCGCGGAGAAGGGCGCCGTGGCGGTCGTGACGGACGCGGGCGGCGCGGAGATCGCCGCCGGCTCCGGGCTCCCCGTCGTGGTGGTCGACGATCCGCGTGCCGTCCTCGGAGCCCTGTCCGCGTGGGTCTACCGGACCGGGCGCGACGACGACCTCCCGCTGCTGCTCGGGACCACCGGCACGAACGGCAAGACCTCGGTCACGCACCTGCTGGACGGCGTCCTGAACCAGCTCGGCGTCGTGACGGGCCTGTCCTCCACGGCGGAGCGGCACATCGCGGGCGACGTGATCGTCTCACGGCTGACGACGCCGGAGGCGAGCGAGTTCCACGCGCTGCTGGCCCTCATGCGCGAGCGCGGGGTGGAGGCCGTGGCCGTCGAGGTGAGCGCCCAGGCGCTGACCCGTCACCGGGTCGACGGCATCGTCTTCGACGTCGCCGCGTTCACCAACCTCACGCACGACCACCTCGACGACTACGCCGACATGGACGAGTACTTCGAGGCGAAGGCGCCCTTCTTCACGCGCGAGCGCTCGCGCAGGGCCGTCGTGTCCCTCGACTCGACGCCCGGCGCGGAGTACGCGCGGCGCGCCACGGTGCCGGTCGTGACGATCGCGACGCCGTCGATCGCGGCCGACCCCGCTCTCGCGGCGGGCGCCGACTGGATCGTCACCATCGACGAGGAGCGCCAGGAGGGCACGCGCTTCACCCTCACGGGGCCGGACGGCCGCGCCCTCACGTCGACCGTGCCCGTCATCGGACCGCACATGGCGTCGAATGCGGGGACCGCGATCGTCATGCTGCTCGAAGCCGGCTACGACGGGGACCGCATCGCCGCGGCCCTGGAACGCGACGGCGGGATCCGGGCCTTCCTCCCCGGCCGCACCCAGCTCGTGTCGGGTCCGGAGGGTCCCGCCGTGTACGTCGACTTCGGACACACCCCGGACGCCTTCGAGAAGACGCTCGCCGCCGTGCGTCGGGTGACGCCCGGCACGGTGCTCATGCTCTTCGGCGCCGACGGCGACCGCGACAAGACGAAGCGGCACGACATGGGGCGCGCAGCGGTCGAGGGCAGCGACATCGTCGTCGTCACCGACCACCACCCCAGGCACGAGGACCCCGCGGCCATCCGCGCCACGCTCCTGGAGGGCGCCAGGGCGGCCGGGCCGGATCATCCGATCTACGAGTTCTCGCCCCCCGAGACCGCGATCGTCGAGGCCGTGAAGCTCGTCGGCCCCGGCGACGCCATCCTCTGGGCCGGCCCCGGCCACCAGGACTACCGCGACATCAGGGGCGTGCGCACCCCCTACTCGGCCCGCGAGCTCGCCCGCCGCGCGCTCCGCGACGCCGGATGGGATGTGCCCGAGCCCTCCTGGCGCGTTCCCTACGCGGACTGA
- the dxr gene encoding 1-deoxy-D-xylulose-5-phosphate reductoisomerase, with translation MRRVIVLGSSGSIGTQALDVVRANPDRFRLVGLSTGSNAETLRAQAAEFGVEHTALGAEASAQLVRDVEADVVLNGITGSVGLGPTLAALEAGRTLALANKESLIVGGTLVKALARPGQIVPVDSEHSAIAQALRAGESREVRRLVVTASGGPFRGRTRSGLAGVTPAQALRHPNFAMGRVITTNSATLVNKGLEVIEAHLLFDVPYDRIDVVVHPQQLIHSMVEFHDGSTIAQAGPPRMLVPIALGLSWPERLADVDVPIDWTRAQTWEFEPLDDAAFPAVRLARRAGEVGGTHPAVYNAANEQAVDAFHEGRLPFLGIVDTIEAVLDRHETPAGLSLETLADAESWARRTADALIAAR, from the coding sequence ATGCGCCGCGTCATCGTCCTCGGCTCCAGCGGGTCCATCGGCACGCAGGCGCTCGACGTCGTCCGGGCGAACCCCGACCGGTTCCGTCTCGTGGGCCTCTCCACCGGCTCGAACGCCGAGACGCTCCGGGCCCAGGCCGCGGAGTTCGGCGTCGAGCACACGGCGCTGGGGGCGGAGGCGTCGGCGCAGCTCGTGCGCGACGTCGAGGCGGACGTCGTGCTCAACGGCATCACCGGCTCGGTCGGCCTGGGCCCCACGCTCGCCGCGCTCGAGGCCGGGCGGACGCTCGCGCTCGCGAACAAGGAGTCGCTCATCGTGGGCGGCACGCTCGTCAAGGCGCTGGCGCGGCCGGGGCAGATCGTGCCCGTCGACTCGGAGCACTCCGCGATCGCCCAGGCGCTGCGCGCGGGCGAGAGCCGCGAGGTGCGCCGCCTCGTCGTGACGGCGTCGGGCGGGCCGTTCCGGGGCCGCACGCGATCCGGGCTCGCCGGTGTGACGCCCGCGCAGGCGCTCCGGCACCCGAACTTCGCGATGGGCCGCGTCATCACGACGAACTCGGCGACGCTCGTCAACAAGGGGCTCGAGGTCATCGAGGCGCATCTGCTGTTCGACGTGCCGTACGACCGCATCGACGTCGTCGTGCATCCGCAGCAGCTCATCCACTCGATGGTCGAGTTCCACGACGGATCGACGATCGCGCAGGCGGGTCCGCCGCGCATGCTCGTGCCGATCGCGCTCGGGCTGTCGTGGCCGGAGCGTCTCGCCGACGTCGACGTCCCCATCGACTGGACGAGGGCGCAGACCTGGGAGTTCGAGCCGCTCGACGACGCCGCCTTCCCCGCCGTGCGCCTCGCGCGCCGTGCGGGCGAGGTCGGGGGCACGCATCCGGCCGTCTACAACGCGGCCAACGAGCAGGCCGTCGACGCCTTCCACGAGGGGCGCCTGCCGTTCCTCGGGATCGTGGACACGATCGAGGCCGTGCTCGACCGGCACGAGACGCCCGCCGGGCTCTCGCTCGAGACCCTCGCGGACGCCGAGTCGTGGGCGCGCCGGACCGCCGACGCCCTCATCGCGGCGCGCTGA
- a CDS encoding FKBP-type peptidyl-prolyl cis-trans isomerase, with product MSTVAVAALALAGCTSSGDAETDTEATAAPADLCDAVSPSGDAVESVTVDGEVGEPSTATFDAPLEVPELQSLQISEGEGDPIESGDYINYAMTAYDAASGEELGQLGYDEGELLPSSVAPESLGPYIGCASIGSRFVLGFPATTDSTTGAELTAQVYVFDVLSENPTAAWGEPQEPVEGLPTVELAEDGAPTVTIPDGATAPETTELETLKLGDGTTVESGDNVLVQYTGVKLSDGTVFDSSWDAGTPAQFSTAGVVEGFQKALEGQTVGSQVLAVIPPAEGYGVEGQEENELYDETLVFVVDILGTQHAVAAE from the coding sequence ATGTCCACCGTCGCCGTCGCGGCGCTCGCCCTCGCGGGCTGCACGTCGTCCGGCGACGCCGAGACGGACACGGAGGCCACCGCCGCGCCCGCGGACCTGTGCGACGCCGTGTCCCCCTCGGGAGACGCGGTCGAGTCCGTGACCGTCGACGGAGAGGTCGGAGAGCCGTCGACCGCCACGTTCGACGCACCGCTGGAGGTGCCCGAGCTCCAGAGCCTGCAGATCTCGGAGGGGGAGGGCGACCCGATCGAGTCCGGCGACTACATCAACTACGCGATGACGGCGTACGACGCCGCGTCCGGCGAGGAGCTCGGCCAGCTCGGCTACGACGAGGGCGAGCTGCTGCCCAGCTCGGTGGCCCCTGAGTCGCTCGGCCCCTACATCGGCTGCGCCTCGATCGGCTCGCGCTTCGTCCTGGGGTTCCCCGCGACGACCGACTCCACCACCGGCGCCGAGCTCACGGCGCAGGTCTACGTCTTCGACGTCCTGAGCGAGAACCCGACGGCCGCGTGGGGCGAGCCGCAGGAGCCCGTCGAGGGCCTGCCGACGGTCGAGCTCGCCGAGGACGGCGCCCCAACGGTGACGATCCCGGACGGCGCGACCGCCCCCGAGACGACCGAGCTCGAGACCCTCAAGCTCGGCGACGGCACGACCGTGGAGTCGGGCGACAACGTGCTCGTGCAGTACACGGGCGTCAAGCTGTCGGACGGAACGGTCTTCGACTCCAGCTGGGACGCCGGAACCCCCGCGCAGTTCTCCACCGCGGGCGTCGTCGAGGGATTCCAGAAGGCGCTCGAGGGGCAGACCGTCGGCTCCCAGGTGCTCGCGGTGATCCCGCCGGCCGAGGGCTACGGCGTCGAGGGCCAGGAGGAGAACGAGCTCTACGACGAGACCCTCGTCTTCGTCGTGGACATCCTCGGCACGCAGCACGCCGTCGCCGCGGAGTAG
- a CDS encoding lysophospholipid acyltransferase family protein, producing MTDDVQAQSAEPGDAPVRPSWVYTLGRVVLAPLARTVYRPKMEGRENIPPKGAVIFASNHLSFIDSIVIPIAAAPRPVHFLAKSDYFTGRGLKGWFSRTFFTAVGAIPVDRGAGQAALDALDRQREILDTGAAVALHPEGTRSRDGRLYKGRTGVAYLALETGAPVVPIGLIGTDRVMPVGAKMPSLTERVTVRFGEPLDLSVHGPASSGKARRAATDEIMTAIHALSEQELAGVYNELPASNTLEKIRRALPHERR from the coding sequence ATGACCGACGACGTGCAGGCGCAGTCCGCCGAGCCCGGCGACGCCCCCGTCCGGCCCAGCTGGGTCTACACGCTGGGTCGCGTCGTGCTCGCGCCTCTCGCCCGGACCGTCTACCGTCCGAAGATGGAGGGCCGCGAGAACATCCCGCCGAAGGGGGCGGTGATCTTCGCGAGCAACCACCTCTCGTTCATCGACTCGATCGTCATCCCGATCGCCGCGGCTCCGCGTCCCGTCCACTTCCTCGCGAAGTCCGACTACTTCACGGGCAGGGGTCTCAAGGGCTGGTTCTCGCGGACCTTCTTCACCGCCGTCGGCGCCATCCCCGTGGACCGGGGCGCCGGCCAGGCCGCGCTCGACGCGCTCGACCGGCAGCGGGAGATCCTCGACACGGGAGCGGCCGTCGCGCTGCATCCTGAGGGGACGCGCTCCCGCGACGGCCGGCTCTACAAGGGACGCACGGGCGTCGCCTACCTCGCGCTCGAGACGGGAGCGCCCGTCGTCCCGATCGGCCTCATCGGCACCGATCGCGTGATGCCCGTCGGCGCCAAGATGCCGTCGCTCACGGAGCGCGTCACAGTGCGGTTCGGCGAGCCGCTCGATCTGTCCGTGCACGGTCCCGCCTCCTCCGGCAAGGCGCGGCGCGCGGCCACGGACGAGATCATGACCGCCATCCACGCGCTCTCGGAGCAGGAGCTCGCCGGCGTCTACAACGAGCTCCCGGCGAGCAACACGCTGGAGAAGATCAGGCGAGCGCTGCCGCACGAGCGCCGCTAG
- a CDS encoding OsmC family protein, translating to MPGEHHYALTTTWTGDRGTGTSGYRDYDRAVTIRVDGKPELLASADTPFRGDGTRWNPEDLLLASLSECHLLSYLHACVGRGVIVTSYVDDAVGTMRQEGNGGRFESVTLRPRVTVSDASMIDAAVAAHDDAHEWCFIASSVSFPVRHEAVVEAG from the coding sequence ATGCCCGGCGAACACCACTATGCGCTCACGACCACCTGGACGGGCGACCGCGGCACCGGCACGTCCGGCTACCGCGACTACGACCGCGCCGTCACCATCCGCGTCGACGGTAAGCCGGAGCTGCTCGCCTCGGCCGACACCCCGTTCCGCGGGGACGGGACGCGGTGGAACCCGGAGGATCTCCTGCTCGCCTCGCTGTCGGAGTGCCATCTGCTGTCGTACCTCCATGCCTGCGTCGGGCGCGGCGTGATCGTCACGTCGTACGTCGACGACGCCGTCGGCACGATGCGCCAGGAGGGCAACGGCGGGCGGTTCGAGTCCGTCACCCTGCGCCCGCGCGTGACCGTCTCCGACGCGTCGATGATCGACGCGGCCGTCGCCGCGCACGACGACGCGCACGAATGGTGCTTCATCGCGAGCTCGGTGAGCTTCCCCGTCCGGCACGAGGCGGTCGTCGAGGCCGGCTGA
- a CDS encoding asparaginase: MSAETFAAQDAAELAVVERGGFVESRHAGAAVVLRPDGEVAAIVGRPEALVLPRSALKPLQAIGSVTAGASLEGERLALSTASHTGTDRHAAVVRDMLGSVGLSEDALGCPAQWPSDSATRDAMVRDRFEPSRVRMNCSGKHAAMLVACVAAGWPVDGYLDVAHPLQVHIREVVERLAGERVAATVIDGCGAPVHALTLSGLARAIHRVGSSSERSPFAMHRVAGALVRAVREHPWAVDGPGRPDTIAVERFGVYAKYGAEGVQTMVAPDGTTVALKVLDGSTRAGVLVALTLLARAGALSADAVDAFARTHPLFEVQGGGVEVGRIRASV, translated from the coding sequence GTGAGTGCTGAGACCTTCGCCGCCCAGGACGCCGCCGAGCTCGCCGTCGTCGAGCGCGGCGGCTTCGTCGAGTCCCGCCATGCCGGAGCGGCCGTGGTGCTCCGTCCGGACGGAGAGGTCGCCGCGATCGTCGGCCGCCCGGAGGCGCTCGTGCTGCCGCGCTCCGCGCTCAAGCCCCTGCAGGCGATCGGATCGGTCACGGCGGGCGCCTCGCTCGAGGGCGAGCGGCTCGCCCTCTCGACGGCGAGCCACACGGGGACGGATCGGCACGCCGCGGTCGTCCGCGACATGCTCGGCTCGGTCGGGCTCAGCGAGGACGCGCTCGGCTGCCCGGCACAGTGGCCGAGCGACTCCGCCACGCGCGACGCGATGGTGCGCGACCGCTTCGAGCCCTCGCGCGTCCGGATGAACTGCTCGGGCAAGCATGCGGCGATGCTCGTCGCCTGCGTCGCCGCCGGATGGCCAGTCGACGGCTACCTCGACGTCGCGCATCCGCTGCAGGTGCACATCCGCGAGGTCGTCGAGCGGCTGGCGGGCGAGCGCGTCGCCGCGACCGTGATCGACGGCTGCGGTGCGCCCGTGCACGCGCTGACCCTCTCGGGCCTCGCCCGCGCGATCCACCGCGTCGGCAGCTCCTCCGAGCGCTCGCCCTTCGCCATGCATCGCGTGGCCGGCGCCCTCGTGCGCGCCGTGCGCGAGCACCCGTGGGCCGTGGACGGACCGGGCCGTCCGGACACGATCGCCGTCGAGCGGTTCGGCGTCTACGCGAAGTACGGCGCGGAGGGCGTGCAGACGATGGTCGCCCCCGACGGCACGACCGTCGCCCTCAAGGTCCTCGACGGATCGACGCGCGCGGGCGTCCTCGTGGCGCTGACGCTCCTGGCACGCGCGGGGGCGCTCTCGGCGGACGCCGTCGACGCCTTCGCGCGCACGCATCCGCTCTTCGAGGTCCAGGGCGGGGGCGTCGAGGTCGGGCGCATCCGCGCGAGCGTCTGA